A single window of Culicoides brevitarsis isolate CSIRO-B50_1 chromosome 3, AGI_CSIRO_Cbre_v1, whole genome shotgun sequence DNA harbors:
- the LOC134833874 gene encoding LOW QUALITY PROTEIN: tRNA:m(4)X modification enzyme TRM13 homolog (The sequence of the model RefSeq protein was modified relative to this genomic sequence to represent the inferred CDS: inserted 2 bases in 1 codon; substituted 3 bases at 3 genomic stop codons), whose amino-acid sequence MTSEVPHCKYFIKKKKRFCSLMVGKDRIYCGEHENNLLDDSKEKKLERIVCPLDDRHTVYACKLQKHLKICNSRPPKETPKYINLNLNRGIADDESSEDFELKNIPSEVLKEAINLVNDVYERHFTADTIKEMFDKRLDITIEEGKTQTKHVDQVAALLGIAEFYNLLVPDTCFIEFGAGKGELAYXTLQKVENLAGTNRVLLVDRSTFRNKKDNKLGNRDLTTRIKADIKDLDLKGVKLAPLLPLFDSRKYSNSSFLXXFXTFLGQTCKQFIGMSKHLCGVATDLALRCMVNSNKSGEKLTKGFVIALCCHHRTTYGDFIGKDFLEKNKIDPKMFKIITKMTSWNTCGSRTTEENDPESREKSLIGWKSKRLIDFARKTFMETQGFSCDLRFYVKSEVTLENVCLIGCLK is encoded by the exons ATGACTTCGGAGGTGCCTCActgtaaatatttcataaaaaagaagaaacgcTTCTGCAGTTTAATG GTCGGCAAAGATCGAATTTACTGCGGCGAGCACGAAAACAATTTACTTGACGACTCAAAAGAGAAGAAACTCGAAAGAATTGTGTGTCCCCTTGACGATCGTCACACCGTTTACGCCTGTAAACTTCAAAAACACCTGAAAATCTGCAATTCTCGACCTCCGAAAGAGACTCCGAAGTACATCAACTTAAATTTGAACCGCGGAATTGCTGACGACGAGTCCTCAGAAGattttgaactcaaaaatATTCCTTCCGAAGTCCTGAAAGAAGcgataaatttagttaatgaCGTCTATGAACGGCACTTTACCGCAGATACGATCAAGGAAATGTTCGATAAACGTCTTGACATCACCATTGAAGAGGGAAAAACGCAAACGAAGCACGTCGATCAAGTTGCTGCGTTACTTGGAATCGCTGAATTTTACAATCTTCTTGTTCCGGACACGTGTTTCATCGAATTTGGCGCCGGAAAGGGCGAACTAGCGTA CACATTGcaaaaagtggaaaatttgGCAGGAACTAATCGAGTTTTGCTCGTGGATCGCTCGACATTCCGCAATAAGAAGGACAACAAGTTGGGAAATCGCGATTTAACGACACGAATCAAGGCGGATATCAAGGATTTAGACTTGAAAGGTGTCAAATTGGCTCCTTTGTTGCCGTTGTTCGACTCCCGCAAGTATTCCAACTCgtcatttttgtgataattttgaacatttttgggTCAAACTTGCAAGCAATTTATCGGGATGAGCAAGCATTTGTGTGGCGTGGCGACAGATTTGGCACTTCGTTGCATGGTTAATAGCAATAAATCGGgcgaaaaattgacaaaaggcTTCGTGATTGCGCTTTGTTGTCATCATCGAACCACTTACGGGGACTTTATTGGCAAGGATTTCCtcgaaaagaacaaaattgacccaaaaatgttcaaaattatcacaaaaatgacaAGTTGGAATACTTGCGGGAGTCGAACAACGGAGGAAAATGACCCAGAATCACGGGAAAAGTCGCTAATTGGCTGGAAAAGTAAACGTTTGATCGATTTTGCACGAAAAACGTTCATGGAAACGCAGGGATTTTCGTGCGACTTGCGATTTTACGTCAAATCCGAGGTCACACTGGAAAACGTTTGCTTAATTGggtgtttgaaataa
- the LOC134833875 gene encoding uncharacterized protein LOC134833875: MVSSQLLWMQKRLELKPDLVKLLSEMEIDCYETFIDLENDADVKKLFDDARDSPDQWKSLFNATKTNFSPGTLRKLSKIPIVARKMGENFFTNIKEDDESSVDPLETRLNDDKNDTIHHRDEISVKNEPLIEFSATSNERHVLKEIKLDELLTRLRSCCLRGYQSMSNMVINPENLEVSIAIEPDNTIIPTHNCMICQKELRISYDTKNGRLKQFYAGNMKKHMQRKHAKTIKCEELSD, from the exons atggtaagCTCTCAACTGCTTTGGATGCAAAAAAGGCTCGAACTGAAGCCAGACCTCGTCAAACTGCTTTCCGAAATGGAAATTGACTGCTATGAGACATTcatt gaCTTGGAAAACGATGcagacgttaaaaaattattcgacgaTGCTCGCGACTCTCCAGATCAATGGAAATCTCTTTTCAACgccacaaaaacaaatttcagtcCCGGAACATtgcgaaaattgtcaaaaattcccATCGTAGCACGAAAAATGGgcgaaaatttcttcacaaaTATCAAAGAAGACGATGAAAGTTCCGTGGATCCGCTTGAAACGCGTCTAAATGACGATAAAAACGACACAATACACCACAGAGATGAAATTTCAGTGAAAAACGAGCCTTTAATTGAGTTTTCAGCCACGAGCAATGAGCGTCATGTCCTCAAAGAAATCAAACTAGACGAACTTTTGACGCGTTTGAGGAGTTGTTGCCTTCGCGGATACCAATCCATGTCCAATATGGTCATAAATCCGGAAAATTTGGAAGTTTCGATCGCCATCGAGCCAGATAACACAATAATTCCCACCCACAACTGCATGATTTGTCAAAAGGAGTTGCGGATTAGCTACGACACGAAAAACGGGAGACTGAAGCAGTTTTATGCGGGAAATATGAAGAAACATATGCAACGAAAACAcgcaaaaactataaaatgtGAGGAATTGagcgattaa